A stretch of Corallococcus macrosporus DNA encodes these proteins:
- a CDS encoding tetratricopeptide repeat protein, translating into MIRSRRSESRALSLGLVLALGTPFPAVAQAADATAATASEDQAREKFSEGNLAYDLGEFDRALKAFSEAYRLKPLPAFLFNIAQCHRQLNNPSRAAFFYRRYLALSQGEPANADVVRELIAEMDTKARVQEEQRRERERFARDRDLQRAREQAALAEARANEARLASTATPAAAPERNGASEALAMQVPEASVKTEASPSKPWSRRWYVWAGAGAVALLAGGAVWMATAPNPRDTTLGTVGR; encoded by the coding sequence TTGATCCGTTCTCGTCGCAGTGAGTCCCGGGCGCTGAGCCTGGGGCTCGTGCTCGCGCTGGGGACGCCGTTCCCGGCGGTGGCGCAGGCGGCGGACGCGACGGCGGCCACGGCGTCGGAAGACCAGGCGCGGGAGAAGTTCTCCGAGGGCAACCTGGCCTACGACCTGGGCGAGTTCGACCGGGCGCTCAAGGCCTTCAGCGAGGCGTACCGCCTCAAGCCGCTGCCCGCGTTCCTCTTCAACATCGCGCAGTGCCACCGGCAGCTGAACAACCCGTCGCGCGCGGCCTTCTTCTACCGGCGCTACCTGGCGCTGTCGCAGGGGGAGCCCGCGAACGCGGACGTGGTGCGCGAGCTCATCGCGGAGATGGACACGAAGGCGCGCGTCCAGGAGGAGCAGCGCCGGGAGCGCGAGCGCTTCGCGCGGGACCGCGACCTGCAGCGGGCGCGGGAGCAGGCCGCGCTGGCGGAGGCCCGCGCCAACGAGGCGAGGCTCGCCTCCACGGCGACCCCGGCCGCCGCGCCGGAGAGGAACGGGGCCTCCGAGGCCCTGGCCATGCAGGTGCCGGAGGCGTCCGTGAAGACGGAGGCCAGCCCGTCCAAGCCGTGGTCGCGCCGCTGGTACGTCTGGGCGGGCGCGGGCGCGGTGGCGCTGCTCGCGGGCGGCGCCGTGTGGATGGCCACGGCGCCCAATCCCCGGGACACGACGCTCGGCACCGTGGGGCGTTAA
- a CDS encoding serine/threonine-protein kinase — protein sequence MGTDDLLAHTVLSDSGDAVTDSGGMPAVMSPPGQEVQEGMVLGNYQLEKLLGEGSMGRVFQARHVRLGRQVALKVLKPEHARDSSFVQRFFQEARTVNQINHEHIVEVFDFVDESPGGHVYCVMELLRGQSLAALLKEEGLTLERVQRMGVQVCAALGAAHQVGVVHRDIKPDNLFVTQRSGQQDFVKVLDFGVAKLITTQTGVSLTGTLDGTIIGTPAYMAPEQAAGLPVDARADIYAVGNILYEMLCGHPPFQASAFGQLVVQIITQPPPPLPTHLPSGERVPAELADLVMRCLAKEPEARPQHLAEVTTSLLLMPTAPAAAPRMEALVEEAERPTLRMKVPGMLRDRRIQVSVGLAALALVSGITTWTGLRSMRASSDAQAPAAVAVAAPGAAPVAGAMDAVTLTVHSSPPGAKVVRVDTGEELGTTPLTKALTRQAVPPQLRVELTGYVPLERAVELKQGAAAAELTVPLVKASAGPRRAPARAPGRKGGSRDAVIDPFSSQ from the coding sequence ATGGGCACCGACGACCTCCTCGCTCACACCGTGCTGTCTGACTCGGGTGATGCCGTGACCGACAGTGGCGGGATGCCGGCCGTGATGTCGCCCCCTGGACAGGAGGTCCAGGAGGGCATGGTGCTGGGGAACTACCAGCTGGAGAAGCTGCTGGGCGAAGGCTCCATGGGGCGCGTCTTCCAGGCGCGGCACGTGCGGCTGGGACGCCAGGTGGCGCTCAAGGTGCTCAAGCCGGAGCACGCGCGGGACAGCTCCTTCGTGCAGCGCTTCTTCCAGGAGGCGCGCACCGTCAATCAGATCAACCACGAGCACATCGTGGAGGTCTTCGACTTCGTGGACGAGTCGCCCGGGGGGCACGTCTACTGCGTGATGGAGCTGCTTCGCGGGCAGAGCCTGGCGGCGCTCCTGAAGGAGGAGGGGCTGACGCTGGAGCGCGTGCAGCGCATGGGCGTGCAGGTGTGCGCGGCGCTGGGCGCGGCCCATCAGGTGGGCGTGGTGCACCGGGACATCAAGCCGGACAACCTCTTCGTCACGCAGCGCTCCGGGCAGCAGGACTTCGTGAAGGTGCTGGACTTCGGCGTCGCGAAGCTCATCACCACGCAGACGGGCGTGAGCCTCACGGGCACGCTGGACGGCACCATCATCGGCACGCCGGCGTACATGGCGCCGGAGCAGGCCGCGGGGCTGCCGGTGGACGCGCGCGCGGACATCTACGCGGTGGGCAACATCCTCTACGAGATGCTCTGCGGCCACCCGCCCTTCCAGGCCTCCGCCTTCGGGCAGTTGGTGGTGCAGATCATCACCCAGCCGCCGCCGCCGCTGCCCACGCACCTGCCGTCCGGGGAGCGCGTGCCCGCGGAGCTGGCGGACCTGGTGATGCGCTGCCTGGCGAAGGAGCCGGAAGCCCGGCCGCAGCACCTGGCGGAGGTCACCACGTCGCTGCTGCTGATGCCCACCGCTCCGGCCGCCGCGCCGCGCATGGAGGCGCTGGTGGAGGAGGCCGAGCGGCCCACCCTGCGCATGAAGGTGCCGGGCATGCTGCGCGACCGGCGCATCCAGGTGTCGGTGGGGCTGGCGGCGCTCGCGCTGGTGTCCGGCATCACGACGTGGACGGGCCTGCGCTCGATGCGCGCTTCCAGTGATGCGCAGGCTCCGGCGGCGGTGGCGGTGGCCGCTCCGGGCGCGGCGCCGGTCGCGGGCGCGATGGACGCGGTGACGCTGACGGTGCACTCGTCGCCGCCGGGCGCGAAGGTGGTCCGCGTGGACACGGGCGAGGAGCTGGGCACCACGCCGCTGACGAAGGCGCTGACCCGGCAGGCGGTGCCGCCACAGTTGCGCGTCGAACTGACGGGCTACGTTCCGCTGGAGCGGGCGGTGGAGCTGAAGCAGGGTGCCGCCGCCGCCGAGTTGACCGTGCCGCTCGTGAAGGCGAGCGCGGGACCGCGCCGCGCTCCCGCGCGCGCGCCGGGCCGCAAGGGAGGAAGCAGGGATGCGGTCATTGATCCGTTCTCGTCGCAGTGA
- a CDS encoding host attachment protein, producing the protein MADKRLWILVANASRARLFATDAKAEKWDLIEQFQHDESRAKPVDLFNQPDNPNAGTLHRPVPENEPDGRRQLEHERFARELSARLDRGVDSHMFDQLVIAAPPGFLGLLRGLLSTRVKQRVRLDLDADYSNLPARDLPDRVPVL; encoded by the coding sequence ATGGCGGACAAGAGGCTCTGGATCCTGGTGGCCAACGCGAGTCGCGCCCGGCTCTTCGCCACGGATGCGAAGGCGGAGAAGTGGGACCTCATCGAGCAGTTCCAGCATGACGAGAGCCGGGCCAAGCCCGTCGACCTGTTCAATCAGCCGGACAACCCCAACGCGGGCACGCTGCACCGCCCGGTGCCGGAGAACGAGCCGGATGGCCGGCGGCAACTGGAGCACGAGCGCTTCGCGCGCGAGCTCTCCGCGCGGCTGGACCGGGGCGTGGACTCGCACATGTTCGACCAGCTGGTCATCGCGGCGCCTCCGGGGTTCCTGGGGCTGCTGCGGGGGCTCTTGAGCACGCGCGTGAAGCAGCGGGTGCGGCTGGACCTGGACGCGGACTACTCCAACCTGCCCGCGCGGGACCTGCCTGACCGGGTGCCCGTGTTGTAG
- a CDS encoding methyl-accepting chemotaxis protein: MPSSKLPSLTLRGRLLLYMTLVSCVPLLALTGLQDRLMRQQTEAQLDASLRMEAEGFKDLLESTLAEREASAHSWAEDPILRQALRTKDAADSDATLALLQRRYLTLNGIVLFSDDGAVVSASRPDLKAAYGGRAEAVRQAAWFRQAQAGATTAEGVEQVDPIYDVQVLPLAVPVMDERGQRLGVLLAAFDWGQVGELVKPALARAQHRGHHTFSLELQRADGRTLFDTRKGEHDDTGRVAVLAVNGSDVRDVGDGWRFLAQLDPDEAYAPLNQMRQLVLGLAALLVAGVGLGSWMLARGITRPLRALSEVVRRVVKEGDLTQVMEVQAGRDEVGELTQAFGQMMKNLRETATSLQEATHVLSETVAELNLASEVQERNVARQAAALQETQVTAQEIKQTSLLAAEKAETVLGVAARAEEVGRAGEVAIRDSLGGFQGLHEQSGEMAMRIVQLNERTQQIGGITQTVKDLADQSNMLALNAAIEAVRSGEHGKGFSVVAREIRNLADQSIQATEKVRDILGDLGHAIISTAKMTEQSHSSVAEGLEQVRTSGEHLKELATIVQDNAAAARQIAGAVNQQNAGIAQIFSAVTDLSSMMTETQTSLKSTTGAAKRLQEVAGQMEGVARSYRI, encoded by the coding sequence ATGCCTTCTTCCAAACTGCCGTCCCTGACGCTGCGTGGGCGGCTGCTGCTGTACATGACCCTGGTGTCGTGCGTGCCGCTGCTGGCGCTGACCGGGCTGCAGGACCGGCTGATGCGCCAGCAGACGGAGGCGCAGCTGGACGCCTCGCTGCGCATGGAGGCGGAGGGCTTCAAGGACCTGCTGGAGTCCACCCTGGCGGAGCGCGAGGCGAGCGCCCACAGCTGGGCGGAGGACCCCATTTTGCGCCAGGCGCTGCGCACGAAGGACGCCGCGGACAGCGACGCGACGCTGGCGCTCCTGCAGCGGCGCTACCTCACCCTCAACGGCATCGTGCTCTTCAGCGACGACGGCGCGGTGGTCTCCGCCAGCCGGCCCGACCTCAAGGCGGCGTACGGGGGGCGCGCGGAGGCCGTGCGGCAGGCGGCGTGGTTCCGTCAGGCGCAGGCCGGCGCCACCACCGCCGAGGGCGTGGAGCAGGTGGACCCCATCTACGACGTGCAGGTGCTGCCCCTGGCGGTGCCGGTGATGGACGAGCGCGGCCAGCGGCTGGGCGTGCTGCTCGCGGCGTTCGACTGGGGCCAGGTGGGGGAGCTGGTGAAGCCCGCGCTCGCCCGGGCCCAGCACCGCGGCCACCACACCTTCTCCCTGGAGCTGCAGCGCGCGGATGGCCGGACGCTGTTCGACACGCGCAAGGGCGAGCACGACGACACGGGCCGCGTGGCCGTGCTCGCGGTGAACGGCTCGGACGTGCGCGACGTGGGGGACGGCTGGAGGTTCCTGGCCCAGTTGGATCCGGACGAGGCCTACGCGCCCCTCAACCAGATGCGCCAGCTGGTGCTGGGGCTGGCCGCCCTGCTCGTGGCGGGGGTGGGGCTGGGCTCGTGGATGCTGGCGCGCGGCATCACCCGGCCGCTGCGCGCGCTCAGCGAAGTGGTCCGCCGCGTGGTGAAGGAAGGCGACCTCACGCAGGTGATGGAGGTCCAGGCGGGGCGCGACGAGGTGGGCGAGCTCACCCAGGCCTTCGGGCAGATGATGAAGAACCTGCGCGAGACGGCCACCAGCCTCCAGGAGGCCACCCACGTCCTCAGCGAGACGGTGGCGGAGCTCAACCTCGCCTCCGAGGTCCAGGAGCGCAACGTGGCCCGTCAGGCCGCCGCGCTCCAGGAGACGCAGGTGACGGCGCAGGAGATCAAGCAGACGTCGCTGCTGGCCGCGGAGAAGGCGGAGACGGTGCTGGGCGTGGCGGCGCGCGCGGAGGAGGTGGGCCGCGCGGGCGAGGTCGCCATCCGCGACAGCCTGGGCGGCTTCCAGGGCCTGCACGAGCAGTCCGGCGAGATGGCCATGCGCATCGTGCAGCTCAACGAGCGCACGCAGCAGATTGGCGGCATCACCCAGACGGTGAAGGACCTGGCGGACCAGTCCAACATGCTCGCGCTCAACGCGGCCATCGAGGCCGTGCGCTCCGGTGAGCACGGCAAGGGCTTCAGCGTGGTGGCGCGGGAGATCCGCAACCTGGCGGACCAGTCCATCCAGGCCACGGAGAAGGTGCGCGACATCCTGGGGGACCTGGGCCACGCCATCATCTCCACGGCGAAGATGACCGAGCAGAGCCACTCCAGCGTCGCGGAGGGCCTGGAGCAGGTGCGCACCAGCGGCGAGCATCTGAAGGAGCTGGCCACCATCGTCCAGGACAACGCCGCGGCGGCGCGGCAGATCGCCGGGGCGGTGAACCAGCAGAACGCGGGCATCGCGCAGATTTTCAGCGCGGTGACGGACCTGTCCTCCATGATGACGGAGACGCAGACCAGCCTGAAGTCCACCACCGGCGCGGCGAAGCGGCTGCAGGAAGTCGCGGGCCAGATGGAAGGCGTCGCGCGGTCCTACCGCATCTGA
- a CDS encoding HAD-IA family hydrolase, protein MSAVPAVKAVLLDLGNVLVFHDNALLFARLAARAGLEPQEASRRLTGAGWTAANRGLLDAEGIRQDVCGALGVDLSMAEFAPLWSSHFAVHDAVLPRVEGLAGRVRLVLVSNTNALHVAYLKPLLPVLQRFDALVMSCEVGHVKPEPAIYRLALEKAGCAPQEAAFFDDLPEFVDAARALGLRGHVFTDAPTFDTQLKSLGL, encoded by the coding sequence GTGTCCGCCGTCCCCGCCGTGAAGGCCGTGCTGCTGGACCTGGGCAACGTGCTGGTGTTCCACGACAACGCGCTGCTCTTCGCGCGCCTCGCGGCGCGGGCGGGGCTGGAGCCGCAAGAGGCCTCCAGGCGGCTCACCGGCGCGGGGTGGACGGCGGCGAACCGGGGCCTGCTGGACGCGGAGGGCATCCGTCAGGACGTCTGCGGCGCGCTGGGCGTGGACCTGTCCATGGCGGAGTTCGCGCCCCTGTGGAGCAGCCACTTCGCGGTGCACGACGCGGTGCTGCCGCGCGTGGAGGGGCTGGCGGGCCGCGTGAGGTTGGTGCTGGTGTCCAACACCAACGCGCTGCACGTGGCCTATCTGAAGCCGCTGCTGCCCGTGCTCCAGCGCTTCGACGCGCTGGTGATGAGCTGTGAGGTGGGGCACGTGAAGCCGGAGCCGGCCATCTACCGGCTCGCGCTGGAGAAGGCCGGCTGCGCGCCGCAAGAGGCCGCCTTCTTCGACGACCTGCCGGAGTTCGTGGACGCGGCGCGGGCGCTGGGGCTGCGCGGGCACGTCTTCACGGACGCGCCCACGTTCGACACGCAGCTCAAGTCGCTGGGGCTGTGA
- a CDS encoding glutathione S-transferase family protein, translating into MSELTLVVGSKNFSSWSLRPYLALAHTGQPFREVVVPLDTPETAALIAMHSPSGRVPVLKHGDTVVWDSLSICEYVAEAFPEAKLWPEDRAARAMARSVTSEMHSGFTALRTNLPMDISARKTVPGLDAPGVHADIARIQGLWAGCRERYGKGGPFLFGTFSIADAFYAPVITRFVTYGVPFRPENAAYRDAVLGLPAMLKWTEAARSEPPLARYR; encoded by the coding sequence ATGTCCGAGCTCACCCTGGTCGTTGGTTCCAAGAACTTCTCTTCGTGGTCGCTGCGCCCCTACCTGGCCCTGGCCCACACCGGCCAGCCGTTCCGCGAGGTGGTGGTGCCGCTGGACACGCCGGAGACGGCGGCGCTCATCGCCATGCACTCGCCCAGCGGGCGGGTGCCCGTGCTCAAGCACGGCGACACCGTGGTGTGGGATTCGCTGTCCATCTGCGAGTACGTGGCGGAGGCCTTCCCGGAAGCGAAGCTGTGGCCGGAGGACCGCGCGGCGCGCGCGATGGCGCGCTCGGTGACGTCGGAGATGCACTCCGGCTTCACGGCCCTGCGCACGAACCTCCCCATGGACATCAGCGCGCGCAAGACGGTGCCGGGGCTGGACGCGCCGGGCGTGCACGCGGACATCGCGCGCATCCAGGGGCTGTGGGCGGGCTGCCGCGAGCGCTACGGAAAGGGCGGGCCCTTCCTCTTCGGCACCTTCAGCATCGCGGACGCGTTCTACGCGCCCGTCATCACCCGCTTCGTCACCTACGGCGTCCCGTTCCGCCCGGAGAACGCCGCGTACCGCGACGCGGTCCTGGGCCTGCCCGCGATGCTCAAGTGGACGGAGGCCGCCCGGTCCGAGCCGCCCCTGGCGCGCTACCGGTAG
- a CDS encoding adenylate/guanylate cyclase domain-containing protein, translated as MVVEAPEPRTMSAIMFTDMEAPEGQRWRDESLQQALHEEHGQLVRGLLARHGGREVKRLEEGGFLLEFESGLPAVAFALEWRAAVDARNRAVPTEQRVSVRAGAHLGMVVHRDGDVFGEGVNLAARIESLARPGTVYVSETLAAQLEGRLKAPPVRLGRNELKNIRLPVAVFRIDSPKEGRNERALLSRVRSLLGRKRAPADG; from the coding sequence ATGGTGGTGGAGGCTCCGGAGCCCCGGACGATGTCGGCCATCATGTTCACGGACATGGAGGCCCCCGAAGGTCAACGCTGGCGGGATGAGTCGCTACAACAAGCGCTGCACGAGGAGCACGGTCAGCTGGTGCGCGGGTTGCTCGCGCGCCACGGTGGCCGCGAGGTGAAGCGGCTGGAGGAGGGCGGCTTCCTCCTGGAGTTCGAATCGGGCCTGCCCGCGGTCGCGTTCGCGCTGGAGTGGCGCGCCGCCGTGGACGCGCGCAACCGCGCCGTGCCCACCGAGCAGCGCGTGTCCGTCCGCGCCGGCGCGCACCTGGGCATGGTGGTGCACCGCGACGGCGACGTGTTCGGCGAGGGCGTCAACCTGGCGGCCCGCATCGAGTCCCTGGCGCGTCCGGGCACCGTCTACGTCAGCGAGACGCTGGCCGCGCAATTGGAGGGCCGCCTGAAGGCGCCGCCCGTGCGCCTGGGCCGCAACGAGCTGAAGAACATCCGGCTGCCGGTGGCGGTGTTCCGCATCGACTCGCCGAAGGAGGGCCGCAACGAGCGGGCGCTCCTGTCGCGCGTGCGTTCACTGCTGGGCCGTAAGCGGGCTCCCGCGGACGGTTGA
- a CDS encoding S46 family peptidase, translating to MYRRLLALGLLSSLPAAADEGMWTYDAFPAAQVKKAYGFEPTQAWLDKVRLGSVRLAGGCSASFVSPDGLVMTNHHCVRSCIEELTTAKDDLLAKGFQAKTAKEERRCPKIEANQLVEMTDVTERMNTATKGLSGAAFNTALKKEMAAVEAACTTGADVRCDVVTLYNGGKYQLYKYRRFQDVRLVFAPEFSMAAFGGDADNFNFPRYGYDVSFVRVWQDDAPAKSPDFLPWAKEGAKEGDLVFVSGHPGGTERKSTVAELEFQRDVALPQTLLQLAEMRGALREFTSASPERYRVARSSLRGVENGLKALKGRQETLADPAVLARKRQEEAELRKRIDANPQAKALTQGMWEETAQALDAWRRMMNDYRMKGAGDAFRSDLFSYAQALVRAADELPKPNGERLREYTDGQLPALKQRLLREAPIPAELEALTLTFGFNKLRETLGADDPFVRTVLEKEAPADLAKALVKGSKLGDVKVRQALLEGGKAAVAASKDPMIVLARKVDAETRASRKRYEDTVEAVLKRNGERLAKAYLLVNGTAGAPDATFTLRLNYGQVKGWDDNGKAVPALTTFGGAYGRDTGKEPFKLPAPWVKAKGKVPDATPLDMATTNDIIGGNSGSPVVNRDGQVVGLIFDGNLPSLGGRYLYVPETHRAVAVHGDGIMAALEHVYGATRVVNELKGAQSASAAPAR from the coding sequence GTGTACCGCAGACTGCTCGCGCTTGGCCTGCTGTCGTCCCTCCCCGCCGCGGCGGACGAGGGCATGTGGACCTACGATGCCTTTCCCGCCGCCCAGGTGAAGAAGGCCTACGGCTTCGAGCCCACGCAGGCCTGGCTGGACAAGGTGCGCCTGGGCTCCGTGCGGCTCGCGGGCGGCTGCTCCGCGAGCTTCGTGTCGCCGGACGGCCTGGTGATGACGAACCACCACTGCGTGCGCAGCTGCATCGAGGAGCTGACGACCGCGAAGGACGACCTCTTGGCGAAGGGCTTCCAGGCGAAGACGGCGAAGGAGGAGCGGCGCTGTCCCAAGATTGAAGCCAACCAACTGGTGGAGATGACGGACGTCACCGAGCGGATGAACACGGCGACGAAGGGCCTGTCCGGCGCCGCCTTCAACACCGCGCTCAAGAAGGAGATGGCCGCGGTGGAGGCCGCGTGCACCACCGGCGCGGACGTGCGCTGCGACGTGGTGACGCTCTACAACGGCGGCAAGTACCAGCTCTACAAGTACCGCCGCTTCCAGGACGTGCGGCTCGTGTTCGCGCCGGAGTTCTCCATGGCCGCCTTTGGCGGTGACGCGGACAACTTCAACTTCCCGCGCTACGGCTACGACGTGTCCTTCGTGCGCGTGTGGCAGGACGACGCGCCGGCGAAGAGCCCGGACTTCCTGCCGTGGGCGAAGGAGGGGGCGAAGGAGGGCGACCTCGTCTTCGTCTCCGGCCACCCGGGCGGCACGGAGCGCAAGAGCACGGTGGCGGAGCTGGAGTTCCAGCGCGACGTGGCGCTGCCCCAGACGCTGCTCCAGCTGGCGGAGATGCGCGGCGCGCTGCGCGAGTTCACCAGCGCGTCGCCGGAGCGCTACCGCGTGGCGCGCTCCAGCCTGCGCGGCGTGGAGAACGGGCTCAAGGCGCTGAAGGGCCGGCAGGAGACGCTGGCGGACCCCGCGGTGCTCGCGCGCAAGCGGCAGGAGGAGGCGGAGCTGCGCAAGCGCATCGACGCGAACCCCCAGGCGAAGGCGCTGACGCAGGGCATGTGGGAGGAGACGGCGCAGGCGCTGGACGCGTGGCGCCGGATGATGAACGACTACCGGATGAAGGGCGCGGGGGACGCGTTCCGCTCCGACCTGTTCTCCTACGCCCAGGCGCTGGTGCGCGCGGCGGACGAGCTGCCCAAGCCCAACGGGGAGCGCCTGCGCGAGTACACCGACGGCCAGCTCCCGGCGCTGAAGCAGCGGCTGCTGCGTGAGGCGCCCATTCCCGCGGAGCTGGAGGCGCTGACGCTGACGTTCGGCTTCAACAAGCTGCGCGAGACGCTGGGCGCGGATGATCCGTTCGTGCGCACGGTGCTGGAGAAGGAGGCCCCGGCGGACCTGGCGAAGGCGCTGGTGAAGGGCTCGAAGCTGGGCGACGTGAAGGTGCGCCAGGCGCTGCTGGAGGGCGGCAAGGCGGCGGTGGCCGCGTCGAAGGATCCGATGATCGTCCTGGCGCGCAAGGTGGACGCGGAGACGCGCGCGTCGCGCAAGCGCTACGAGGACACGGTGGAGGCGGTGCTCAAGCGCAACGGCGAGCGGCTGGCGAAGGCGTACCTGCTGGTGAACGGCACCGCGGGCGCACCGGACGCGACGTTCACGCTGCGGCTCAACTACGGGCAGGTGAAGGGCTGGGACGACAACGGCAAGGCCGTGCCCGCGCTGACCACGTTCGGCGGTGCGTACGGGCGTGACACGGGCAAGGAGCCCTTCAAGCTGCCGGCGCCGTGGGTGAAGGCGAAGGGCAAGGTGCCGGACGCGACGCCGCTGGACATGGCGACGACCAACGACATCATCGGCGGCAACTCGGGCTCGCCGGTGGTGAACCGCGACGGGCAGGTGGTGGGGCTCATCTTCGACGGCAACCTGCCGTCGCTCGGCGGCCGCTACCTCTACGTGCCGGAGACGCACCGCGCGGTGGCGGTGCACGGCGACGGCATCATGGCCGCGCTGGAGCACGTCTACGGCGCCACCCGCGTGGTCAACGAGCTGAAGGGCGCGCAGTCCGCGTCCGCCGCTCCGGCCCGCTAG
- a CDS encoding esterase/lipase family protein, protein MSVKHHVYLVPGFFGFTNLGELLYFGHAYEFLKQDLARRGVDAEVVTIVSHPTASIRQRTADLLKAVSETASGDDGPIHLVGHSTGGLDARLFVSPGAQVSESLELEPFARRVRTVVTLSAPHAGTPLATFFLGLFGQQLLKLLSLFTMYVLRFGRLPLSVVFRFGHLMARADDQLGWKATLLDQLFDQLLGDFSSERRDAVTKFLWDVGRDTSLIPQLTPEGIDLFNGGTHDRPGVRYGSVVTQARPPSLRTRLAAGLDPYAQLTHTIYAFVYGQTQRMPLTQLPLHTPAQTAALVQAYGAMPGPTACDGIVPTRSQVYGRVLAAVRADHLDAIGHFDQPAHQPPHVDWLISGSGFRRPQFEAMWKTIGDFLMEEEPAR, encoded by the coding sequence ATGTCCGTGAAGCACCACGTCTACCTCGTCCCCGGCTTCTTCGGGTTCACCAACCTGGGCGAGCTCCTCTACTTCGGCCACGCGTACGAGTTCCTGAAGCAGGACCTCGCCCGCCGGGGAGTCGACGCGGAGGTGGTGACGATCGTCTCCCACCCCACGGCCTCCATCCGCCAGCGCACCGCGGATCTGCTCAAGGCCGTGAGCGAGACGGCCTCCGGGGACGACGGCCCCATCCACCTGGTGGGCCACTCCACCGGCGGACTGGACGCCCGGCTCTTCGTCTCCCCCGGCGCGCAGGTGTCTGAGTCCCTGGAGCTGGAGCCCTTCGCGCGCCGCGTGCGCACGGTGGTGACGCTGTCCGCGCCCCACGCGGGCACGCCGCTGGCCACGTTCTTCCTGGGCCTCTTCGGCCAGCAGCTCCTGAAGCTCCTGTCGCTGTTCACCATGTACGTGCTGCGCTTCGGCCGGCTGCCCCTGAGCGTGGTGTTCCGCTTCGGGCACCTGATGGCGCGGGCGGATGATCAGCTGGGCTGGAAGGCGACGCTGCTGGATCAGCTCTTCGACCAGCTCCTGGGGGACTTCTCCAGCGAGCGGCGCGACGCGGTGACGAAGTTCCTGTGGGACGTGGGCCGTGACACGTCGCTCATCCCGCAGCTCACGCCGGAGGGCATCGACCTGTTCAATGGCGGCACGCATGACCGGCCCGGCGTGCGCTACGGCTCCGTGGTGACGCAGGCCCGGCCCCCGTCCCTGCGCACGCGCCTGGCCGCGGGCCTGGATCCGTACGCGCAGCTCACGCACACCATCTACGCGTTCGTGTACGGCCAGACGCAGCGGATGCCGCTCACGCAACTGCCCCTGCACACGCCCGCGCAGACGGCGGCGCTGGTGCAGGCCTATGGCGCCATGCCCGGCCCCACCGCGTGTGACGGCATCGTGCCCACGCGCTCGCAGGTGTACGGCCGCGTGCTGGCGGCGGTGCGCGCGGACCACCTGGATGCCATTGGCCACTTCGACCAGCCGGCGCACCAGCCCCCGCACGTGGACTGGCTCATCTCCGGCTCCGGCTTCCGCCGCCCCCAGTTCGAGGCGATGTGGAAGACCATTGGCGACTTCCTCATGGAAGAGGAGCCGGCGCGGTAG
- a CDS encoding N-acyl homoserine lactonase family protein, translating into MKTLRLWSACVALTACASTPPAVQTSTAEPGVKLYAIHCGRVELGDSGFMADDGSLKGVPAETVVPCYLIRHPKGDLLWDSGLSESIADLPDGMRPQGQPVHFVVKKKLTSSLGELGLSPADIEFVSFSHLHFDHAGNANLFAGSTWLVDAEERDNAFSEQAHRRGEVPHYSALEHAKTVRIEGDAAHDVFGDGAVTIHQAPGHTPGHTVLLVKTAKSGAVLLTGDLWPLRESRERRLVPVYNSNREQTLESMKRVEALARDTHARIIREHVPEDFAALPAFPAPLE; encoded by the coding sequence ATGAAGACCCTTCGCCTGTGGTCCGCCTGTGTCGCGCTCACCGCCTGCGCCAGCACACCTCCCGCTGTGCAGACGTCCACGGCCGAGCCCGGCGTGAAGCTCTACGCCATCCACTGTGGCCGCGTGGAGCTGGGTGACTCCGGCTTCATGGCGGACGACGGTTCGCTGAAGGGCGTGCCCGCGGAGACCGTCGTCCCGTGCTACCTGATCCGCCACCCGAAGGGGGACCTGCTCTGGGACAGCGGCCTCTCCGAGAGCATCGCGGACCTGCCGGACGGCATGCGTCCGCAGGGGCAGCCCGTGCACTTCGTGGTGAAGAAGAAGCTCACGTCTTCGCTCGGTGAGCTGGGGCTCTCACCGGCGGACATCGAGTTCGTCTCCTTCTCCCACCTGCACTTCGACCACGCGGGCAACGCCAACCTGTTCGCGGGCTCGACGTGGCTCGTGGACGCGGAGGAGCGTGACAACGCCTTCTCCGAACAGGCCCACCGGCGCGGGGAGGTCCCCCACTACAGCGCCCTGGAGCACGCGAAGACCGTGCGCATCGAAGGCGACGCCGCCCACGACGTGTTCGGCGACGGCGCCGTCACCATCCACCAGGCCCCCGGGCACACGCCTGGACACACCGTGCTGCTGGTGAAGACGGCGAAGTCCGGTGCCGTCCTGCTGACCGGCGACCTGTGGCCCCTGCGCGAGTCCCGCGAGCGGCGGCTGGTGCCGGTCTACAATTCCAACCGCGAGCAGACGCTGGAGTCCATGAAGCGCGTGGAGGCCCTGGCCAGGGACACCCACGCGCGGATCATCCGCGAGCACGTGCCCGAGGACTTCGCCGCGCTGCCCGCGTTCCCCGCGCCGCTGGAGTAG